A single window of Selenihalanaerobacter shriftii DNA harbors:
- a CDS encoding 3-isopropylmalate dehydrogenase — translation MYKIAVIPGDGIGPEVTTEGVKVLKALADSSDLDFKFEDFNLGADHYLETGELVTDEVKEELADFDAIYLGAVGDPRVEPGVLEKGILLDLRFSFDQYVNLRPIKLLDEKFTPLKDTQGEDINFVVVRENTEGLYAGFGGVLKKDTPDEVATQEMVNTRKGVERVIRYAFEYTQQRDEAKKLTVCDKRNVLTYAHSLWQRAFDDVAPEYSDVEPDHMLVDAMTMKMVRNPEDFDVVVTCNMFGDIITDLGAELQGGMGLAVSGNINPDGVSMFEPVHGSAPDIAGQNIANPIAAILAAQMMVEVLGHSEEAARIEDAIKQALEDNKVTADMGGDLSTAEAGDYISNLL, via the coding sequence ATGTATAAAATAGCAGTAATTCCTGGTGATGGAATCGGTCCTGAAGTAACAACAGAAGGAGTTAAAGTCTTAAAGGCCTTGGCAGATAGTTCTGATTTAGATTTTAAGTTTGAAGATTTTAATTTAGGTGCAGATCACTACTTAGAGACAGGAGAGTTAGTAACTGATGAAGTTAAAGAAGAATTAGCAGATTTTGATGCTATTTATCTAGGAGCAGTTGGTGATCCACGAGTAGAGCCTGGAGTTTTAGAAAAAGGAATCTTACTTGATTTACGTTTCTCTTTTGATCAGTATGTTAATCTAAGGCCTATTAAGTTATTGGATGAGAAGTTTACTCCGCTTAAAGATACACAAGGTGAAGATATTAATTTTGTAGTAGTTAGAGAAAACACAGAAGGGCTTTATGCTGGATTTGGAGGAGTTTTAAAGAAGGATACCCCAGATGAAGTAGCTACTCAAGAGATGGTTAACACTCGCAAAGGAGTAGAACGAGTTATTAGATATGCATTTGAATATACTCAACAGAGAGATGAAGCTAAGAAGTTAACTGTTTGCGATAAAAGGAATGTTTTAACTTATGCCCATAGTCTTTGGCAGAGAGCATTTGATGATGTAGCACCAGAGTATTCAGATGTAGAGCCTGATCATATGTTAGTAGATGCTATGACAATGAAGATGGTGCGTAATCCGGAGGACTTTGATGTAGTAGTTACTTGTAATATGTTTGGAGATATAATTACTGATTTAGGTGCTGAATTACAAGGTGGCATGGGATTGGCGGTTTCTGGTAATATCAATCCTGATGGTGTTTCTATGTTTGAACCTGTTCATGGTTCAGCTCCAGATATTGCTGGGCAAAATATTGCTAATCCAATAGCAGCTATTTTAGCAGCTCAAATGATGGTTGAAGTTTTAGGTCATTCAGAAGAGGCAGCTAGAATTGAAGATGCTATTAAACAGGCTTTAGAAGATAATAAAGTAACTGCTGATATGGGTGGCGATTTATCGACTGCTGAAGCTGGAGATTATATCAGTAATTTATTATAA
- the cimA gene encoding citramalate synthase, with product MVKLYDTTLRDGTQREGISYSTDDKLKVTERLDDLGVDYIEGGWPGSNPKDIDYFQKVQELSLKNAKITAFGSTRKPGVEVKDDANVKAIVASGVEIVTIFGKSWDLHVTDALETTLDENLAMIEDTISYLKEQGLTVFYDAEHFFDAYLNNKEYTLKTLQAAVDGGADTIILCDTNGGTLPLKLKEIIEEVKSKVDLPLGIHAHNDSDVAVANSLVALQTGVSQVQGTINGYGERCGNANLSSLIPNLKLKKGIDVVTDEQLAKLTEVSRYISEVANLNPPAHKPYVGDSAFAHKGGIHVSALMRNPETYEHLKPEIVGNSRKVLVSELSGKSNLIYKAQEFGIELDKDTEEITQVLDKIKTLEHQGYQFEGAEASFEILMKKAMGTYQKLFELEGCRIITEKTEGLTPNSEATIKVKVNNQMVHTAAEGGGPVNALDSALRKALIEFYPVLEEIHLIDYKVRVLDGNDGTAAKVRVLIESSDGHESWGTVGASTNIIEASWQALVDSIEYGIKLKGDN from the coding sequence ATGGTTAAATTATATGATACAACCTTACGTGACGGGACACAAAGAGAAGGAATATCTTATTCAACAGATGATAAATTAAAGGTTACTGAACGCTTAGATGATTTAGGTGTGGATTATATAGAAGGAGGATGGCCAGGTTCTAATCCTAAGGATATAGATTATTTTCAAAAGGTACAGGAACTTTCATTAAAGAATGCTAAGATAACAGCCTTTGGTAGTACTAGAAAACCTGGAGTTGAAGTAAAAGATGATGCTAATGTTAAGGCCATTGTGGCATCAGGTGTTGAAATTGTTACAATATTCGGTAAGAGTTGGGATTTACATGTGACAGATGCTTTAGAAACCACCTTGGATGAGAATTTAGCAATGATTGAAGATACTATTAGTTATCTTAAAGAGCAAGGACTAACTGTATTTTATGATGCAGAACACTTTTTCGATGCTTATCTTAATAATAAAGAATATACTTTAAAGACTTTACAAGCTGCAGTTGATGGTGGTGCCGACACAATAATTCTTTGTGATACTAATGGTGGAACCTTGCCTTTAAAACTTAAGGAAATAATTGAAGAAGTTAAGTCTAAAGTTGATTTACCATTAGGAATTCATGCTCATAATGATTCTGATGTGGCAGTGGCTAATTCTTTAGTAGCATTACAGACTGGTGTTAGTCAAGTGCAAGGAACTATAAATGGTTATGGAGAACGTTGTGGAAATGCTAATTTGAGTTCTCTAATACCAAATTTGAAATTAAAAAAAGGAATTGATGTTGTTACTGATGAGCAATTAGCTAAATTGACAGAAGTATCAAGATATATTAGTGAAGTGGCTAATCTAAATCCACCAGCACATAAGCCTTATGTAGGAGATAGTGCTTTTGCACATAAAGGTGGTATTCATGTTAGTGCACTAATGCGAAATCCTGAAACTTATGAACATCTAAAACCAGAAATAGTTGGTAACTCTCGTAAAGTATTAGTTTCAGAATTATCTGGTAAGAGCAACTTAATTTACAAAGCTCAAGAGTTTGGGATTGAGTTAGATAAAGATACTGAAGAAATCACTCAAGTATTAGATAAGATTAAAACATTAGAACACCAAGGCTATCAATTTGAAGGGGCAGAGGCTTCCTTTGAAATTTTAATGAAAAAGGCAATGGGGACTTATCAAAAATTATTTGAATTAGAAGGATGTAGAATAATTACAGAAAAAACCGAAGGATTAACTCCTAATTCAGAAGCAACTATTAAAGTTAAAGTTAATAATCAAATGGTTCATACAGCAGCCGAAGGCGGTGGTCCAGTTAATGCTTTAGATAGTGCTTTAAGAAAAGCTTTAATAGAGTTTTATCCTGTTTTAGAAGAAATTCATTTAATCGATTATAAAGTACGGGTACTAGATGGTAATGATGGAACTGCTGCTAAGGTTAGAGTATTAATAGAATCGAGTGACGGTCATGAGAGCTGGGGAACTGTTGGTGCTTCCACTAATATCATTGAAGCAAGTTGGCAGGCTCTCGTAGATAGCATTGAATATGGGATCAAGCTAAAAGGAGACAATTAA
- the leuD gene encoding 3-isopropylmalate dehydratase small subunit: protein MKLKGQTWKYGDDIDTDVIIPARYLNTSDPSELAKYCLEDLDEDFVDKMTEGDVIVAEKNFGCGSSREHAPLAIKASGVSCVIAKSFARIFYRNSINIGLPILESEDAVEGIEEGDQVEVEVESGEIKNLTKDEVYQAEPFPEFMQEIIESGGLIKYVAKKVEK, encoded by the coding sequence ATGAAATTGAAAGGTCAGACATGGAAATATGGAGATGATATAGACACAGATGTAATTATTCCAGCTCGTTATTTAAATACTTCTGATCCATCTGAATTGGCAAAGTATTGCTTAGAAGATTTGGATGAAGATTTTGTAGATAAGATGACAGAAGGAGATGTAATAGTAGCTGAGAAGAACTTTGGATGTGGTAGCTCTAGAGAACATGCTCCCTTGGCAATCAAAGCATCTGGAGTTTCTTGTGTAATTGCTAAATCATTTGCCCGAATTTTTTATAGGAATTCAATTAATATTGGTCTTCCTATTTTAGAATCTGAAGATGCTGTAGAAGGTATTGAAGAGGGAGACCAAGTAGAAGTAGAGGTTGAATCTGGTGAGATTAAGAATTTAACTAAAGATGAGGTTTATCAGGCAGAACCTTTTCCTGAATTTATGCAAGAGATCATAGAATCTGGTGGATTAATTAAATATGTTGCAAAGAAGGTGGAGAAATAA
- the leuC gene encoding 3-isopropylmalate dehydratase large subunit: MGMTIVEKILADHAGKEKVKPGELINAKLDIVLGNDVTTPVAIKEFDKIGVDGVFDQERVVIVPDHFAPNKDINSAEQCKFIREFAHDKEIVNYFEIGEMGIEHCLLPEKGLVLPGDVVIGADSHTCTYGALGAFATGVGSTDMAAGMATGEAWFKVPETIKFVYEGELNEWVGGKDLILYTIGDIGVDGALYKAMEFTGEIIENLSMDHRFTMSNMAIEAGGKCGLIEPDQTTIDYVEERAQRDYKLYKSDEDAEYDEVIEYDVSKIEPQVAFPHLPENTRGISEVGDIEIDQAVIGSCTNGRIEDLRLAAKVLEGKRKADNVRLIIFPGTQEIYKQAMKEGLIEILIDAGAAVSTPTCGPCLGGHMGILAKGERAIATTNRNFVGRMGHPESEVYLSNPAVAAASALKGKIVSPEEVM, translated from the coding sequence ATGGGGATGACAATCGTAGAAAAGATTTTGGCTGACCATGCTGGCAAAGAGAAGGTTAAGCCAGGTGAATTAATAAATGCTAAGTTAGATATTGTATTAGGTAATGATGTAACTACTCCTGTGGCCATTAAAGAGTTTGATAAGATAGGAGTAGATGGAGTTTTTGATCAGGAACGTGTAGTAATTGTCCCAGATCATTTTGCTCCAAATAAAGATATTAATTCAGCTGAACAGTGTAAATTTATTAGAGAATTTGCTCATGATAAAGAGATTGTTAATTATTTTGAAATTGGTGAGATGGGAATTGAGCATTGCCTTCTACCTGAAAAAGGGTTAGTATTACCAGGGGATGTAGTAATTGGAGCTGACTCTCATACTTGTACTTATGGTGCATTGGGAGCTTTTGCTACTGGTGTAGGTAGTACGGATATGGCTGCTGGTATGGCTACTGGTGAAGCTTGGTTTAAGGTGCCAGAAACCATTAAGTTCGTGTATGAAGGTGAATTGAATGAGTGGGTTGGAGGTAAAGATTTAATTCTTTATACTATTGGAGATATCGGAGTAGATGGCGCTCTTTATAAAGCTATGGAGTTTACTGGAGAAATAATTGAAAATTTATCTATGGATCATAGATTTACTATGTCGAATATGGCTATTGAAGCAGGAGGAAAATGTGGTTTAATTGAGCCAGATCAAACTACAATTGATTATGTAGAAGAAAGGGCGCAACGAGATTATAAATTATATAAGAGTGATGAAGATGCCGAATATGATGAAGTAATTGAGTATGATGTTAGTAAAATAGAACCACAGGTAGCTTTTCCACATTTACCTGAAAATACAAGAGGAATCAGTGAAGTAGGGGATATTGAGATAGATCAAGCAGTAATTGGTTCATGTACTAATGGTAGAATAGAAGATTTAAGGTTAGCAGCTAAAGTATTAGAGGGTAAAAGAAAAGCAGATAATGTAAGGTTAATTATCTTCCCAGGAACACAAGAGATTTATAAGCAGGCTATGAAAGAAGGATTAATTGAAATCCTTATTGATGCTGGAGCGGCAGTTAGTACTCCAACTTGTGGTCCTTGCTTAGGAGGACATATGGGGATATTAGCTAAAGGTGAAAGAGCTATTGCTACTACTAATCGAAACTTTGTAGGAAGAATGGGTCATCCAGAAAGTGAAGTTTATCTTTCTAATCCAGCAGTAGCAGCAGCATCAGCACTTAAAGGTAAAATTGTAAGTCCTGAGGAGGTAATGTAG
- a CDS encoding fumarylacetoacetate hydrolase family protein, which translates to MKFVRFRKDAKIQLGILNENDKIRAIQGDIKTDYELTEEYYDLANVELLTPCQPSKIICVGLNYLDHAKELNMELPEEPVIFMKPSTSVIGPEDEINYPQMSSQVDYEAEIAVVMKKEAKDLTIEEVEDYILGYTCFNDVTARDLQTKDGQWTRAKSFDTFSPLGPVIVNDINPNELKIQLYQNDSLKQDSNTSQMIFSIKEIISFISQIMTLNPGDVIATGTPPGVGEVKLSDKIEVKIEGIGSLVNTITK; encoded by the coding sequence GTGAAGTTTGTTAGATTTAGAAAGGATGCAAAAATTCAATTGGGAATTTTAAATGAAAATGATAAAATAAGAGCTATTCAAGGTGATATTAAGACAGATTATGAATTAACTGAGGAGTATTATGATTTAGCAAATGTAGAATTATTAACTCCTTGTCAACCTAGTAAAATAATTTGTGTAGGTTTGAATTATTTAGATCATGCCAAAGAGCTTAATATGGAATTACCAGAAGAACCTGTAATATTTATGAAACCGTCTACTTCAGTAATTGGACCGGAGGATGAAATTAATTATCCACAGATGAGTAGTCAAGTAGATTATGAGGCAGAAATAGCTGTAGTTATGAAAAAAGAAGCTAAAGATTTAACTATTGAAGAAGTAGAAGATTACATATTAGGTTATACTTGTTTTAATGATGTAACAGCAAGAGATTTACAGACTAAGGATGGGCAATGGACTAGGGCTAAGTCTTTTGATACTTTTTCACCATTAGGGCCAGTTATTGTAAATGATATAAACCCTAATGAATTAAAGATTCAGTTATATCAAAATGATTCACTTAAGCAGGATTCTAATACATCTCAAATGATCTTTAGCATAAAAGAGATTATTAGCTTTATTTCACAGATTATGACCTTAAACCCTGGTGATGTAATTGCTACTGGAACTCCACCAGGAGTAGGTGAAGTAAAGCTGAGTGATAAAATAGAAGTTAAAATTGAAGGGATTGGGAGCCTAGTTAATACAATTACAAAATAG